The Leucobacter chromiiresistens genome has a window encoding:
- a CDS encoding SIS domain-containing protein, with protein sequence MMLKFDPEAYLAVQRGAVALAPALRDTARSWLDAGGGNLFFMGAGGVNFLMLPAARLLQTRSSLPVHIEMSAEIVHSGSAHLGPQSLAVFPSVSGTTKEALAAIRFAQTRGATVLGLTADPGTPVAELADISFSNHCADPTSSENFGLQSLLLALGVMDARGEIDDYEAVVAELAALPELLVDAKRAFEPRAEALAAEIADEQHHIITGAGGSWYEAMYYGMCILEEMQWIWTRPVHASDFFHGTLELLEADTSVFILAGEDEQRPLTDRVERFARTVTRKVRIIDTRDFALAGLSDRVRALVSPIVLAAVLERLSTHLERVRDHDLTIRRYYKKGDF encoded by the coding sequence ATGATGCTGAAGTTCGATCCCGAGGCGTACCTCGCCGTGCAGCGCGGGGCCGTGGCCCTCGCCCCCGCCCTCCGCGACACCGCCCGCTCCTGGCTCGACGCCGGCGGCGGCAACCTCTTCTTCATGGGGGCGGGCGGAGTCAACTTCCTCATGCTGCCGGCGGCGCGCCTGCTGCAGACCCGATCCTCCCTGCCCGTGCACATCGAGATGAGCGCAGAGATCGTCCACTCCGGCAGCGCGCACCTCGGGCCGCAGTCGCTCGCCGTCTTCCCCTCGGTCTCGGGCACCACCAAGGAGGCGCTCGCCGCAATCCGATTCGCGCAAACGCGGGGGGCCACCGTACTCGGCCTCACCGCAGACCCCGGCACGCCCGTCGCCGAGCTCGCCGACATCTCGTTCTCGAACCACTGCGCCGACCCGACCTCCAGCGAGAACTTCGGCCTGCAGTCGCTGCTCCTCGCACTCGGCGTCATGGATGCGAGAGGCGAGATCGACGACTACGAGGCCGTCGTCGCCGAGCTCGCCGCCCTGCCCGAACTGCTGGTCGACGCGAAGCGCGCATTCGAGCCGCGAGCGGAGGCGCTGGCGGCCGAGATCGCGGACGAGCAGCACCACATCATCACCGGCGCGGGCGGCTCGTGGTACGAGGCGATGTACTACGGCATGTGCATCCTCGAGGAGATGCAGTGGATCTGGACGCGCCCGGTGCACGCCTCCGACTTCTTCCACGGCACCCTCGAACTGCTCGAGGCCGACACGAGCGTGTTCATCCTCGCCGGCGAAGACGAGCAGCGGCCGCTCACCGATCGCGTCGAGCGCTTCGCCCGCACCGTCACCCGCAAGGTCCGCATCATCGACACCCGCGATTTCGCGCTCGCAGGCCTGAGCGACCGCGTGCGCGCCCTCGTCTCGCCGATCGTGCTGGCCGCGGTGCTCGAGCGGCTCAGCACGCACCTCGAGCGGGTGCGCGACCACGACCTCACGATTCGCAGGTACTACAAGAAGGGCGACTTCTGA
- a CDS encoding PepSY domain-containing protein: protein MHRRPFTSVSIALAIPAVLAAGLMLTGCGDTSGDTAPTEPTATSAAPDSTASPGDSSSTADESPQTTPSHPDLREFVPDIAPQEAADAALHAAPGDLQSIELTPRRSRLVYRVEIITATEEVDVDVDAADGSVLDQRTERIEHDEVPDPAISLSDVVPVAEAMVSATAEIDEPVGSWKLGFSDGRLVYQFEFASTDREAVVDAFTSQLVDIDD, encoded by the coding sequence ATGCACCGTCGACCATTCACGTCCGTCTCGATCGCCCTCGCGATCCCCGCCGTTCTCGCCGCCGGCCTCATGCTCACCGGCTGCGGCGACACCAGCGGCGACACGGCGCCCACCGAACCGACCGCCACGAGCGCGGCCCCCGATTCGACAGCGTCGCCCGGCGACTCGTCGTCGACCGCCGACGAGTCGCCGCAGACCACCCCGTCGCACCCCGACCTTCGGGAGTTCGTGCCCGACATCGCGCCGCAGGAGGCGGCGGACGCCGCGCTGCACGCCGCCCCCGGCGACCTGCAGTCGATCGAGCTCACCCCGCGCCGCTCGCGCCTCGTCTACCGCGTCGAGATCATCACCGCGACCGAGGAGGTCGACGTCGACGTCGACGCCGCAGACGGGTCGGTGCTCGACCAGCGCACCGAGCGCATTGAGCACGACGAGGTACCCGACCCCGCCATCTCGCTGTCCGACGTCGTGCCCGTCGCTGAGGCGATGGTCTCGGCGACCGCCGAGATCGACGAGCCGGTCGGCAGCTGGAAGCTCGGCTTCTCCGACGGCCGGCTCGTCTACCAGTTCGAGTTCGCGAGCACCGACCGCGAGGCCGTCGTCGACGCGTTCACCAGTCAGCTGGTCGACATCGACGACTGA
- a CDS encoding nucleobase:cation symporter-2 family protein: protein MHWSKNLAHGMQHVLSMYGGIIAPPLIIGTAAGLSSAEIGVLIASCLFVGGLATILQSVGLPFFGSQLPLVQGTSFASVATLVAIVGGGGGMPAVFGAVLGAALIGLLIAPFFARIVRFFPPVVTGVVITTIGVSLIPVAARWAMGGSATADDYGSVGNIALAAATLLIALVLSRVRAFGINRMAILLGLLLGTLIAGIAGKTDFSSVGDGAVFAFPSPFAFGLPVFEISGIIAMVIVVLVILTETTADMLAVAQITGSKVDSRRIADGLRADMLSSAVAPVFNTFTQSAFAQNVGLVAISGVKSRFVVATGGAILVVLGLLPVLGRVIATLPMAVLGGAGILLFGTVAASGIRTLGKVDYENTGNFLIVAASLAVGCIPVVAPDFFDAFPTWFSTIFHSGISSAAITAVVLNLLFTEVGRRRRHAERERFA from the coding sequence CTGCACTGGTCGAAGAACCTCGCCCACGGCATGCAGCACGTGCTCAGCATGTACGGCGGCATCATCGCGCCGCCGCTGATCATCGGCACCGCCGCGGGGCTGAGCAGCGCCGAGATCGGCGTGCTCATCGCCAGCTGCCTCTTCGTCGGCGGGCTCGCGACCATCCTGCAGTCGGTCGGTCTGCCGTTCTTCGGCAGTCAGCTGCCGCTCGTGCAGGGCACGTCGTTCGCCTCCGTGGCCACTCTCGTCGCCATCGTGGGCGGGGGCGGCGGAATGCCGGCCGTCTTCGGCGCCGTGCTCGGAGCCGCGCTCATCGGCCTGCTCATCGCCCCCTTCTTCGCCCGGATCGTGCGGTTCTTCCCCCCGGTGGTCACCGGGGTCGTGATCACCACGATCGGGGTCTCCCTCATCCCCGTCGCGGCGCGGTGGGCGATGGGCGGATCCGCGACGGCCGACGACTACGGCAGTGTCGGCAACATCGCGCTCGCCGCCGCCACGCTGCTCATCGCACTCGTGCTCTCGCGGGTGCGAGCCTTCGGCATCAATCGAATGGCGATCCTGCTCGGGCTCCTGCTGGGCACCCTGATCGCCGGCATCGCGGGCAAGACCGATTTCTCGTCCGTGGGCGACGGGGCCGTCTTCGCGTTTCCGAGCCCGTTCGCCTTCGGGCTGCCCGTGTTCGAGATCAGCGGCATCATCGCGATGGTCATCGTCGTGCTCGTCATCCTCACCGAGACGACCGCCGACATGCTCGCCGTGGCTCAGATCACCGGCTCCAAGGTCGACTCCCGCCGCATCGCCGACGGCCTGCGCGCCGACATGCTGTCGAGTGCCGTCGCGCCCGTGTTCAACACGTTCACGCAGAGCGCCTTCGCGCAGAACGTCGGGCTGGTCGCGATCTCGGGCGTGAAGAGCCGCTTCGTCGTGGCGACCGGCGGAGCGATCCTCGTGGTGCTCGGCCTGCTGCCGGTGCTCGGGCGCGTGATCGCCACGCTGCCGATGGCGGTGCTCGGCGGCGCGGGCATCCTGCTCTTCGGCACGGTCGCGGCCTCCGGCATCCGCACGCTCGGCAAGGTGGACTACGAGAACACCGGCAACTTCCTGATCGTCGCCGCCTCGCTCGCGGTCGGCTGCATCCCGGTGGTCGCGCCCGACTTCTTCGACGCCTTCCCCACCTGGTTCAGCACCATCTTCCACTCGGGCATCAGTTCGGCGGCGATCACCGCGGTCGTGCTCAACCTGCTCTTCACCGAGGTCGGGCGCCGGCGCAGGCACGCCGAGCGCGAGCGTTTCGCCTGA
- a CDS encoding carbohydrate ABC transporter permease, with the protein MSTETAVLLTVRPQRPRIGKAGFLGIIGRVFAWSFLIGLAVIVIYPLLWMIFNGFKTNTELFGNPFALPQQWSWENYANAWNRGVSDFLTTSLLVTVVSTITTVLVSAWAAYGLTRVRIPFSALWSGIILGGLMLAPAVALVPLVKMFQALGLYNTFWALMVLYTAFRIPFTTFLIRSYMIDLPMEVDEAAQIDGASRWTTFWRIILPMCKPILVSTVLLHVLFAWNEYLFAMVFTSSVGAQTLPVGLTSLMSKHGTDYPVVFAGMVIAAVPVVVLFLVCQRYFVKGLADGVGK; encoded by the coding sequence ATGAGTACTGAGACTGCAGTGCTGCTGACGGTGCGCCCGCAGCGGCCGCGCATCGGCAAGGCGGGGTTCCTCGGGATCATCGGGCGCGTCTTCGCCTGGTCGTTCCTCATCGGGCTCGCCGTGATCGTGATCTACCCGCTGCTGTGGATGATCTTCAACGGGTTCAAGACCAACACCGAGCTCTTCGGCAACCCGTTCGCGCTCCCGCAGCAGTGGAGCTGGGAGAACTACGCGAACGCGTGGAACCGCGGGGTGAGCGACTTCCTCACGACGAGCCTGCTCGTCACGGTCGTGTCGACGATCACCACGGTGCTCGTGAGCGCCTGGGCGGCGTACGGCCTCACGCGGGTGCGGATCCCGTTCAGCGCGCTCTGGTCGGGCATCATCCTCGGCGGGCTCATGCTCGCCCCGGCGGTCGCGCTGGTGCCCCTCGTCAAGATGTTCCAGGCGCTCGGGCTGTACAACACGTTCTGGGCGCTGATGGTGCTCTACACCGCGTTCCGCATCCCCTTCACCACGTTCCTGATCCGCTCGTACATGATCGACCTGCCGATGGAGGTCGACGAGGCCGCCCAGATCGACGGGGCGAGCCGCTGGACGACGTTCTGGCGGATCATCCTGCCCATGTGCAAGCCCATCCTCGTCTCGACGGTGCTGCTGCACGTGCTCTTCGCGTGGAACGAGTACCTCTTCGCGATGGTGTTCACGAGCAGCGTCGGTGCGCAGACGCTGCCGGTCGGCCTGACGAGCCTCATGAGCAAGCACGGCACCGACTACCCCGTGGTCTTCGCGGGCATGGTGATCGCGGCGGTGCCGGTCGTCGTGCTCTTCCTCGTCTGCCAGCGCTACTTCGTGAAGGGCCTCGCCGACGGGGTCGGGAAGTGA
- a CDS encoding carbohydrate ABC transporter permease → MQTRLASLRGLLWLAPAILILIAFVYLPLVQNFGFATSEWDIYSGTQEFVGAKNFEKLLHDPVFWRSLGNNLLYALMSIVFQVGGALVIAAMVESVRNARVRNSLRVIYFIPSAISITVSGLLFYFIYEPNIGMLNSALGFFGLDALAQPWLGQESTAMLGIIAMSQWQGFGYSALLFTVAIQRIPSELYEAAQLDGVGPFRRFFTITLPLVREMSGLMMIVTISGAFQVFNEVMVMTSGGPNNSTQVLGTWLYRNGFVRNDFGYAAAIAVVIFVLSLGIGLAQLWYTRKRRVEV, encoded by the coding sequence ATGCAAACGCGCCTCGCATCGCTCCGCGGGCTGCTGTGGCTGGCTCCGGCGATCCTCATCCTCATCGCATTCGTCTACCTCCCGCTCGTGCAGAACTTCGGGTTCGCGACGAGCGAGTGGGACATCTACTCCGGCACCCAGGAGTTCGTCGGAGCGAAGAACTTCGAGAAGCTGCTGCACGACCCGGTCTTCTGGCGCTCGCTCGGCAACAACCTGCTCTACGCGCTCATGTCGATCGTCTTCCAGGTCGGCGGGGCCCTCGTCATCGCCGCGATGGTGGAGAGCGTCAGAAACGCACGCGTGCGCAATTCGCTGCGGGTGATCTACTTCATCCCCTCGGCGATCTCGATCACCGTCTCCGGCCTCCTCTTCTACTTCATCTACGAGCCGAACATCGGCATGCTCAACAGCGCGCTCGGCTTCTTCGGGCTCGACGCCCTGGCCCAGCCGTGGCTCGGGCAGGAGAGCACGGCGATGCTCGGGATCATCGCGATGAGCCAGTGGCAGGGGTTCGGCTATTCCGCCCTCCTCTTCACGGTCGCGATCCAGCGCATCCCGTCCGAGCTGTACGAGGCGGCCCAACTCGACGGCGTGGGGCCCTTCCGCCGCTTCTTCACGATCACGCTGCCCCTCGTCCGCGAGATGTCGGGCCTCATGATGATCGTCACGATCTCGGGGGCGTTCCAGGTGTTCAACGAGGTGATGGTGATGACGAGCGGCGGGCCGAACAACTCGACGCAGGTGCTCGGCACCTGGCTCTACCGCAACGGGTTCGTGCGCAACGACTTCGGATACGCGGCGGCGATCGCCGTCGTGATCTTCGTGCTCTCGCTCGGCATCGGCCTCGCGCAGCTGTGGTACACGCGGAAACGGAGGGTCGAGGTATGA
- a CDS encoding PfkB family carbohydrate kinase, producing MKILGFGDNIVDRFLDRRLDYPGGNAVNVAVYARRLGATAGYLGVFGDDPLAGFLRAAVAAAGVDDAHCVVRHGETGISTLNVVDGERVFLEWNDGGITVREPIDLDDGRLAYAAGFDLVHSSVYSRTEPELARLRETDALVSFDFSSEPEFRTDAYLARVAPHLDLALLSCSEQSVEETHRLLDAALAAGAGIALATRGTDGAIATDGAHRVHADTLLIADPASIVDTMGCGDAFVAGFAVELLRRGWSRRRRPGAEDLLAALSAGHRSSREQCFVESAFGGGRAIPADELRRYTAPEAAAPRGL from the coding sequence GTGAAGATCCTCGGCTTCGGCGACAACATCGTCGACCGCTTTCTCGACCGTCGACTCGACTACCCCGGCGGCAACGCGGTCAACGTCGCCGTCTACGCCCGCCGCCTCGGCGCGACCGCCGGATATCTGGGGGTCTTCGGCGACGATCCGCTCGCCGGCTTCCTGCGCGCGGCGGTGGCCGCGGCGGGCGTCGACGATGCGCACTGCGTCGTGCGACACGGCGAGACCGGCATCTCGACCCTCAACGTCGTCGACGGCGAGCGCGTCTTCCTCGAATGGAACGACGGCGGCATCACGGTGCGGGAGCCCATCGATCTCGACGACGGCCGCCTCGCCTACGCGGCGGGCTTCGACCTCGTGCACTCGAGCGTCTACTCGCGCACCGAACCCGAGCTGGCGCGGCTGCGGGAGACGGACGCACTCGTCAGCTTCGACTTCTCATCGGAGCCCGAGTTCCGCACCGATGCTTACCTCGCGCGCGTCGCCCCCCACCTCGACCTCGCCCTCCTCTCGTGCTCCGAGCAGAGCGTCGAGGAGACCCATCGCCTGCTCGACGCGGCGCTCGCCGCGGGCGCCGGCATCGCCCTCGCCACACGGGGAACGGACGGCGCCATCGCAACCGACGGCGCGCATCGCGTGCACGCCGACACCCTCCTCATCGCGGACCCCGCCTCGATCGTCGACACCATGGGGTGCGGCGACGCATTCGTCGCCGGGTTCGCCGTCGAGCTGCTCCGCCGCGGGTGGAGCCGCCGGCGCCGACCGGGCGCCGAAGACCTGCTCGCGGCGCTGAGCGCCGGCCACCGCTCGTCGCGCGAGCAGTGCTTCGTGGAATCCGCATTCGGCGGGGGCCGCGCGATCCCCGCAGACGAGCTGCGCCGGTACACCGCCCCCGAGGCGGCCGCCCCGCGCGGGCTCTAA
- a CDS encoding SIS domain-containing protein yields MLGFNEEELREQLSSAVALRPQIEALVDQLENIDNVLLIGSGGTYAQMWPYEYLARRHSKLPVRAAISRELIESGDAWLGTGTLAVFASASGTTEDVLLAIDYVTSKGATTVAFTGIADSPIAQNVDHALVCAPKTWPFDPQLLLLVGRIMHARGEFDGYTSLADELVHLPDAVIEAAKATEDQASAFAEAHADSDYYFLIGGGPLWGLTYLYSMCVLEEMQWLRTTRVNASEFFHGSLELLEADTPVLIFQGEDETRPLTDRAEAFAKRISNDVTVLDNRNYELAGFSPENRALIAPIVLDIAVGRFSKHLERVRNHSLDLRRYYRVMEY; encoded by the coding sequence ATGCTCGGTTTCAACGAGGAAGAACTCCGCGAGCAGCTCAGCAGTGCGGTCGCGCTGCGCCCGCAGATCGAAGCGCTCGTCGATCAGCTCGAGAACATCGACAACGTGCTCCTCATCGGCTCGGGCGGCACCTACGCCCAGATGTGGCCGTACGAGTACCTCGCCCGCCGCCACTCGAAGCTCCCCGTGCGCGCCGCGATCTCCCGCGAGCTCATCGAATCGGGCGACGCCTGGCTCGGCACCGGCACCCTCGCCGTCTTCGCCTCCGCATCGGGCACCACCGAGGACGTGCTGCTCGCCATCGACTACGTCACGAGCAAGGGCGCCACCACCGTCGCCTTCACCGGCATCGCCGACTCCCCCATCGCGCAGAACGTCGACCACGCACTCGTCTGCGCCCCGAAGACGTGGCCCTTCGACCCGCAGCTGCTGCTGCTCGTCGGCCGCATCATGCACGCCCGCGGCGAGTTCGACGGCTACACCTCGCTCGCCGACGAGCTCGTGCACCTCCCCGACGCCGTGATCGAGGCCGCGAAGGCGACCGAGGATCAGGCGAGCGCCTTCGCGGAGGCGCACGCGGATTCCGACTACTACTTCCTCATCGGCGGCGGCCCGCTGTGGGGCCTCACCTACCTCTACTCGATGTGCGTGCTCGAGGAGATGCAGTGGCTCCGCACCACGCGCGTCAACGCCTCGGAGTTCTTCCACGGATCGCTCGAACTGCTCGAAGCCGACACTCCCGTGCTGATCTTCCAGGGGGAGGACGAGACGCGGCCCCTCACCGATCGCGCCGAAGCCTTCGCCAAGCGCATCTCGAACGACGTCACGGTGCTCGACAACCGCAACTACGAACTCGCCGGCTTCAGCCCCGAGAACCGCGCGCTCATCGCACCCATCGTGCTCGACATCGCGGTCGGCCGCTTCAGCAAGCACCTCGAGCGCGTGCGCAATCACTCGCTCGACCTCCGCCGCTACTACCGCGTCATGGAGTACTGA
- a CDS encoding ABC transporter substrate-binding protein, protein MNMQRKTRSVIVLAAAATIALSGCAGGGGGGEAVDVTAEPEYSGTLSVLTKFAGEPLEPYFLDIAEEYQKLHPDVEIEFIQETDQSVKDKTKTLTASGALPDIYFTWAGTWAQNFVEGGLAADLTDVIAPDTEWGATFGEASLDAFKFGDQYYGVPLYNNGKFMGYNTAAFAEAGVEVPTTFEELIDTCGPLRDAGYEPIAFGNKDGWPALHYLQQLFGYNVPADTLHADFDPATAEWSDPGYIESLEQFDRLVSECTDSGRGTNGVLYTTAQEALSGGRAAMYYQEILEFDTVTAEGAELTPENFGIFKLPVPEGAQGDADAIQGSPEGYLINAKSPRAPLAVDFMQFVTEEANAKTLSSPPYGQPSTVVGAVTEETSSAAVFSGIEQVNDASQLVVWLDTVTVPEVADAWLAGGEALISGDSTPDEILASVQNANSMAQ, encoded by the coding sequence ATGAATATGCAACGGAAGACAAGATCGGTCATCGTGCTGGCCGCAGCGGCGACCATCGCGCTGAGCGGCTGCGCGGGCGGCGGAGGCGGCGGCGAAGCCGTCGACGTCACCGCCGAGCCCGAGTACTCGGGCACGCTCAGCGTGCTCACCAAGTTCGCCGGCGAACCGCTCGAACCCTACTTCCTCGACATCGCGGAGGAGTACCAGAAGCTCCACCCCGACGTCGAGATCGAGTTCATCCAGGAGACCGACCAGTCGGTCAAGGACAAGACGAAGACGCTGACGGCCTCGGGCGCGCTGCCCGACATCTACTTCACCTGGGCCGGCACCTGGGCGCAGAACTTCGTCGAGGGCGGGCTCGCCGCAGACCTCACCGACGTGATCGCGCCCGACACCGAATGGGGCGCGACATTCGGCGAGGCCTCGCTCGACGCCTTCAAGTTCGGCGACCAGTACTACGGAGTGCCGCTCTACAACAACGGCAAGTTCATGGGCTACAACACCGCGGCGTTCGCGGAGGCGGGCGTCGAGGTGCCGACCACGTTCGAAGAGCTCATCGACACCTGCGGCCCGCTGCGCGACGCCGGCTACGAGCCCATCGCGTTCGGCAACAAAGACGGCTGGCCCGCCCTGCACTACCTGCAGCAGCTCTTCGGCTACAACGTGCCCGCCGACACGCTGCACGCCGACTTCGACCCCGCGACCGCGGAGTGGAGCGACCCCGGCTACATCGAGTCGCTCGAGCAGTTCGACCGGCTGGTCTCCGAGTGCACCGACTCCGGCCGCGGCACCAACGGCGTGCTCTACACCACCGCGCAGGAGGCGCTCTCGGGCGGCCGTGCCGCCATGTACTACCAGGAGATCCTCGAATTCGACACCGTCACCGCCGAGGGCGCCGAGCTCACCCCCGAGAACTTCGGCATCTTCAAGCTGCCGGTGCCCGAGGGCGCCCAGGGCGACGCCGACGCGATCCAGGGATCCCCCGAGGGGTACCTCATCAACGCCAAGTCGCCGCGCGCGCCGCTCGCCGTCGACTTCATGCAGTTCGTGACCGAGGAGGCCAACGCAAAGACGCTCTCGTCACCTCCCTACGGGCAGCCGAGCACCGTGGTGGGCGCCGTGACCGAGGAGACCTCGAGCGCCGCCGTCTTCAGCGGCATCGAGCAGGTCAACGACGCATCGCAGCTGGTGGTGTGGCTCGACACCGTCACCGTTCCCGAGGTCGCCGACGCCTGGCTCGCCGGCGGCGAGGCGCTCATCAGCGGCGACTCGACCCCCGATGAGATTCTCGCCAGCGTGCAGAACGCGAACTCGATGGCGCAGTGA
- a CDS encoding GntR family transcriptional regulator: MHRGAGGGTLSDTSTDPAGRESAVDRARRRITAIVEQLDLRPGDRLPTEAALTERLQTSRSTVREAFRQLEQSGLVVAVQGQGRFLSATGGLRVERPMTQYESITEVLTARGYRVTSAVLSVAEAAAEPEAAAALEIEVGAPVIRLVRIRFGDDRPLVVSENTVPRELLPGPIAHRDWGGSLTAALAAHGEYVQTALATVSAVDLPAEWEEPHNLAGMGPWLLVTEVGLSITGRRVLHAKDYHRGSEISFTVLRQR, from the coding sequence ATGCATCGAGGCGCAGGAGGCGGAACGCTGTCTGACACATCCACGGACCCCGCGGGGCGCGAGAGCGCGGTCGACCGGGCGCGCAGGCGGATCACCGCGATCGTCGAACAGCTCGACCTGCGCCCGGGCGACCGGCTGCCCACCGAAGCCGCCCTGACCGAGCGCCTGCAGACCTCGCGGTCCACCGTGCGCGAGGCCTTCCGCCAGCTTGAGCAGAGCGGCCTCGTCGTCGCGGTGCAGGGGCAGGGGCGCTTCCTCTCCGCGACGGGCGGGCTGCGCGTCGAGCGGCCCATGACGCAGTACGAGAGCATCACCGAGGTGCTCACCGCGCGCGGGTACCGCGTGACCAGCGCCGTGCTCAGCGTCGCCGAGGCGGCCGCCGAGCCCGAGGCCGCCGCCGCCCTCGAGATCGAGGTGGGCGCGCCCGTCATCCGACTCGTCCGCATCCGCTTCGGCGACGACCGCCCGCTCGTGGTGAGCGAGAACACGGTGCCGCGCGAGCTGCTCCCCGGCCCCATCGCGCACCGCGACTGGGGCGGCTCGCTGACGGCCGCGCTCGCCGCGCACGGCGAGTACGTGCAGACCGCGCTCGCCACGGTGTCTGCGGTGGATCTGCCGGCCGAGTGGGAGGAGCCGCACAACCTCGCCGGCATGGGGCCGTGGCTGCTCGTCACCGAAGTGGGGCTCAGCATCACCGGCCGACGCGTGCTGCACGCGAAGGACTACCACCGCGGCAGCGAGATCTCGTTCACCGTGCTGCGACAGCGCTGA
- a CDS encoding LacI family DNA-binding transcriptional regulator has product MGKPRPSAPTISEVAAAAGVGRATAARTLGGYGYVSAEMRDRVLAAADELGYRTNQLARSVSTGVSHTIGVVVADISNPFFGGVALGISEVASARGFDALVLSTAEHLDEEISAVNVLVDKRVDGIILSSAACAADSTAHLQLPNEQGIPLVLLDRLIPGLDLDAVVIDNRAAARHATSELIRAGHTRIGFIWGPPVAGRIEYRRELVEAARRNLWSDGERLAGYLDALDDAALPLDLDHVMLGEKTEARAYEAVTRMIALDAAPTAFFCTETDALTGALHALRDAGLSIPQQVSIIGFDDSSWAAVMNPPLTMVRQPMLELGRQAAELLLSRIDAAGEASHAVQRELAAEFVERASVAPAPDQR; this is encoded by the coding sequence GTGGGCAAGCCTCGCCCTTCCGCCCCGACCATCTCGGAGGTCGCAGCGGCCGCCGGAGTGGGGCGGGCCACCGCCGCCCGCACCCTCGGCGGGTACGGCTACGTCAGCGCCGAGATGCGGGATCGGGTGCTCGCCGCCGCCGATGAGCTCGGCTACCGCACCAACCAGCTCGCCCGGAGCGTGTCGACCGGGGTGAGCCACACGATCGGCGTCGTCGTCGCCGACATCTCGAACCCGTTCTTCGGCGGCGTCGCACTCGGCATCTCGGAGGTCGCCAGCGCGCGGGGATTCGACGCCCTGGTGCTCAGCACCGCGGAGCACCTCGATGAGGAGATCAGCGCCGTCAACGTGCTCGTCGACAAGCGCGTCGACGGCATCATCCTCTCCTCGGCCGCCTGCGCCGCCGACTCCACCGCGCACCTGCAGCTCCCGAACGAGCAGGGCATCCCCCTCGTCCTCCTCGACCGCCTCATCCCCGGGCTCGACCTCGACGCCGTCGTGATCGACAACCGCGCCGCGGCCCGCCACGCCACCTCCGAGCTCATCCGCGCCGGCCACACCCGCATCGGCTTCATCTGGGGTCCGCCCGTCGCGGGCCGCATCGAGTACCGGCGCGAACTCGTCGAGGCCGCGCGGCGCAACCTCTGGTCGGACGGCGAGCGCCTCGCGGGCTACCTCGACGCGCTCGACGATGCCGCGCTCCCCCTCGACCTCGACCACGTCATGCTCGGCGAGAAGACCGAGGCGCGCGCGTACGAGGCGGTCACTCGCATGATCGCGCTCGACGCGGCGCCGACGGCGTTCTTCTGCACGGAGACCGACGCGCTCACCGGAGCGCTGCACGCACTGCGCGACGCCGGGCTCTCGATTCCGCAGCAGGTCTCCATCATCGGCTTCGACGACAGCTCGTGGGCGGCCGTCATGAACCCGCCGCTGACCATGGTGCGGCAGCCCATGCTCGAACTCGGCAGGCAGGCGGCGGAGCTGCTGCTCAGCCGCATCGACGCCGCCGGCGAGGCGTCGCACGCCGTGCAGCGCGAACTCGCAGCCGAGTTCGTCGAGCGCGCCTCCGTCGCACCCGCCCCCGACCAGCGCTGA
- a CDS encoding sugar phosphate isomerase/epimerase family protein, with product MTIELARVAGSNFSYQHHPLERCFDDLATLGRAAVELWGIAPHLHVPWASDDDARRVRRTASERGLDIVCFTPEQVMYPVNIASPDRRLRAESIAMFRRAAELAVELGSPKLFLTPGRGFESEPREAAWRRSVDAIGEIAGRAAALGVECLLEPLQRVESNLVNTARDAARALADIGASNLGVALDTVAMSAAGETVDETFAVLGDRVRHVHLIDGSPTGHLAWGDGSLDLRGILASLDRHGYPGWMTVELFGDGSYALDPRPALARSLAAIEAALPSPAR from the coding sequence ATGACGATCGAGCTCGCCCGGGTCGCCGGATCCAACTTCTCGTATCAGCACCACCCGCTCGAGCGGTGCTTCGACGACCTCGCGACCCTCGGCCGCGCCGCCGTCGAGCTGTGGGGCATCGCCCCGCACCTGCACGTGCCGTGGGCGAGCGACGACGACGCCCGCCGGGTGCGCCGTACTGCTTCGGAGCGCGGGCTCGACATCGTCTGCTTCACGCCCGAGCAGGTGATGTACCCCGTGAACATCGCCTCGCCCGATCGCCGGTTGCGCGCCGAGAGCATCGCGATGTTCCGTCGCGCGGCCGAGCTGGCCGTCGAACTCGGCTCGCCGAAGCTGTTCCTGACGCCCGGGCGAGGGTTCGAGAGCGAGCCGCGCGAGGCGGCGTGGCGTCGGTCGGTCGACGCGATCGGGGAGATCGCCGGCCGCGCGGCGGCGCTCGGGGTCGAGTGCCTGCTCGAACCGCTGCAGCGCGTGGAGTCGAATCTCGTGAACACGGCCCGCGACGCCGCCCGGGCGCTCGCCGACATCGGGGCGTCGAACCTGGGCGTCGCGCTCGACACCGTCGCGATGTCGGCGGCGGGGGAGACCGTCGACGAGACCTTCGCCGTGCTCGGCGACCGGGTGCGGCACGTGCACCTCATCGACGGCTCGCCCACGGGCCACCTCGCCTGGGGCGACGGATCGCTCGATCTGCGGGGCATTCTCGCCTCCCTCGATCGGCACGGCTACCCGGGGTGGATGACGGTCGAGCTCTTCGGCGACGGGAGCTACGCTCTGGACCCCCGCCCCGCGCTCGCGCGGTCGCTCGCCGCGATCGAGGCGGCGCTGCCGTCGCCCGCGCGCTGA